In Enterocloster clostridioformis, one genomic interval encodes:
- the xdh gene encoding selenium-dependent xanthine dehydrogenase produces MGENFCFTVNGVERCTSEDKPLLRYLRDDLHLHSVKDGCSEGACGTCTIVVDGKAVKSCVLTTRRAVGKNIITTEGLSDAEKEAFVYAFGAMGSVQCGFCTPGMVMAGKALIDRVPDPTEEEIKVALKGNICRCTGYKKIIEGIQLTAAILRGDARIEESLEKGDEYGVGKRAFRLDVREKVLGYGEYPDDVVMEGMVYASAVRSRYPRARVLDINYEKAAALPGVLAVLTAEDVPNNKVGHLQQDWDVMIAKGDITRCVGDAICLVVAESRDILEKAKRMVKIDYEELKPVCSVQEAMAEDAPKVHEKGNLCQSRHVTRGNAKKALENSRYVVTQTYRTPFTEHAFLEPECAVAFPYKDGVKVYSTDQGVYDTRKEISIMLGWDPDRVVVENKLVGGGFGGKEDVSTQHIAALAALKVQRPVKVVFSRQESLSFHPKRHAMEGTFTLGCDENGIFTGLDCEIYFDTGAYASLCGPVLERACTHSVGPYCYQNTDIRGFGYYTNNPPAGAFRGFGVCQSEFALESNINLLAEKVGISPWEIRYRNAIEPGKVLPNGQIADCSTALKETLLAVKDAYESNPGRAGIACAMKNAGVGVGLPDKGRAKLAVHDGKIELYSAASDIGQGCATVFVQMVSEATGLGKELIRNMGANSEVAPDSGTTSGSRQTLITGEAIRMAAADLNEALQEAGGDLSQLEGREFFAEFFDPTDKLGADVPNPKSHVAYGFATHVVVLDDDGRVKEVYAAHDSGKVVNPISIQGQIEGGVLMGLGYALTEDFPLKNGVPQAKYGTLGLMRSTQIPDIHAIYVEKEELLPFAYGAKGIGEIATIPTAPAAQGAYYAKDHILRTALPMDDTYYSKKR; encoded by the coding sequence ATGGGAGAGAACTTTTGTTTTACAGTAAATGGAGTGGAACGCTGCACCAGCGAGGATAAACCGCTTCTGCGCTATCTGAGGGATGACCTTCACCTTCATTCTGTCAAAGACGGGTGCAGCGAAGGCGCCTGCGGTACATGTACAATCGTAGTGGACGGAAAGGCCGTCAAGTCCTGTGTCCTGACAACCAGGCGGGCAGTGGGCAAAAACATCATTACCACGGAGGGGTTAAGCGACGCGGAAAAGGAAGCCTTTGTGTACGCCTTTGGAGCAATGGGATCCGTGCAGTGCGGATTCTGTACGCCGGGCATGGTGATGGCCGGAAAGGCGCTGATTGACCGCGTCCCGGACCCCACTGAGGAGGAAATCAAGGTAGCGCTAAAGGGAAATATCTGCCGCTGTACAGGATATAAGAAGATTATCGAAGGCATCCAGCTGACGGCAGCCATCCTGAGAGGCGACGCCCGGATTGAGGAGTCCCTGGAAAAGGGAGACGAGTACGGCGTGGGCAAGCGCGCCTTCCGCCTGGATGTGCGGGAAAAGGTGCTGGGCTACGGCGAGTACCCGGATGACGTGGTGATGGAGGGAATGGTATATGCTTCGGCTGTACGCTCACGGTATCCGCGGGCGCGGGTTCTGGATATCAACTACGAGAAAGCGGCGGCGCTTCCTGGCGTGCTGGCTGTGCTTACGGCCGAGGATGTCCCCAATAACAAGGTAGGCCATCTCCAGCAGGACTGGGACGTAATGATTGCAAAGGGAGATATCACCCGGTGCGTGGGCGATGCTATCTGTCTGGTGGTTGCCGAGTCCAGAGACATCCTTGAGAAGGCAAAGAGGATGGTAAAGATTGATTATGAGGAGCTGAAACCCGTGTGCTCTGTCCAGGAAGCCATGGCAGAGGACGCGCCCAAGGTACACGAGAAGGGAAACCTGTGCCAGAGCCGTCATGTTACCAGGGGGAATGCAAAGAAGGCTCTGGAGAATTCCAGGTATGTGGTGACCCAGACTTACCGCACGCCCTTTACCGAACACGCTTTCCTGGAACCGGAATGCGCGGTGGCCTTTCCTTACAAGGACGGCGTGAAGGTATATTCCACAGACCAGGGCGTCTACGATACCAGGAAGGAAATATCCATCATGCTGGGCTGGGATCCGGACCGGGTGGTTGTGGAAAACAAGCTGGTGGGCGGCGGCTTCGGCGGCAAGGAGGATGTATCCACACAGCACATAGCAGCCCTGGCAGCCCTCAAGGTGCAGAGGCCGGTAAAGGTGGTATTCTCCAGACAGGAATCCTTAAGCTTCCATCCAAAGCGCCATGCAATGGAGGGCACGTTTACCCTGGGATGCGACGAGAACGGTATCTTTACCGGACTGGATTGTGAGATTTATTTTGATACAGGGGCCTATGCGTCACTGTGCGGCCCCGTGCTTGAGAGGGCGTGTACCCACTCTGTTGGGCCTTACTGCTACCAAAACACGGATATCCGCGGTTTCGGCTATTATACCAATAATCCGCCCGCGGGCGCGTTCCGCGGATTCGGTGTGTGCCAGAGTGAATTTGCCCTGGAGTCCAACATCAACCTTTTAGCGGAGAAGGTGGGGATTTCCCCATGGGAAATCCGCTACCGCAATGCCATTGAACCGGGCAAGGTGCTTCCAAACGGGCAGATTGCGGACTGCTCCACAGCCCTTAAGGAAACCCTTCTGGCTGTAAAGGATGCCTATGAGAGCAATCCGGGCAGAGCCGGAATCGCCTGCGCCATGAAGAACGCGGGCGTGGGCGTGGGACTTCCCGACAAAGGCCGGGCAAAGCTGGCTGTCCACGACGGAAAGATTGAGTTATACAGCGCTGCCTCCGATATCGGACAGGGATGCGCCACTGTATTCGTACAGATGGTTTCCGAGGCAACCGGCCTTGGAAAGGAACTGATCAGGAATATGGGGGCCAATTCCGAGGTGGCGCCTGATTCAGGAACCACATCCGGTTCCCGCCAGACCCTGATTACAGGCGAGGCTATCAGGATGGCTGCCGCTGATTTGAATGAGGCATTGCAGGAAGCGGGAGGGGACTTAAGCCAGCTGGAAGGCCGTGAGTTCTTTGCGGAATTCTTTGACCCCACGGATAAGCTGGGGGCGGATGTGCCCAATCCAAAGAGCCATGTGGCTTACGGATTTGCAACCCATGTGGTGGTGTTAGACGACGACGGCAGGGTAAAGGAAGTGTATGCTGCCCATGACTCCGGAAAGGTAGTGAACCCCATTTCCATACAGGGGCAGATTGAGGGTGGCGTTCTCATGGGACTGGGCTATGCCCTGACCGAGGACTTCCCGTTAAAGAATGGCGTTCCCCAGGCTAAATACGGCACCCTGGGACTCATGCGCTCCACCCAGATTCCTGATATCCATGCAATCTATGTGGAGAAGGAAGAGCTGCTGCCCTTTGCGTACGGCGCAAAGGGAATCGGGGAGATAGCCACCATACCGACCGCCCCGGCGGCACAGGGAGCTTATTACGCAAAGGACCATATTCTGCGGACAGCGCTTCCCATGGATGACACTTATTATTCAAAGAAGAGGTAA
- a CDS encoding YgeY family selenium metabolism-linked hydrolase: MNLDYAKIKEAAKNYEKDMTKFLRDIVKFPGESCDEKAHIDRIAEEMTKLGFNKVEIDPMGNVLGYMGTGETLIGFDAHIDTVGIGNKNNWNFDPYEGYENDTEIGGRGVSDQCGGIVSAVYGAKIMKDLGMLSDKYTVLVTGTVQEEDCDGLCWQYIINEDKIRPDFVVSTEPTDGGIYRGQRGRMEIRVDVKGVSCHGSAPERGDNAIYKMADILQDVRALNENDAADDKEVKGLVKMLDEKYNPEYKEANFLGRGTVTVSEIFFTSPSRCAVADSCSISLDRRMTAGETWESCLDEIRALPAVKKYGDDVTVSMYEYSRPSYKGLTYPIECYFPTWVIPEDHKVTKSLEEAYKNLFGDERIGAHATVEMRKARPLTDKWTFSTNGVSIMGRNGIPCIGFGPGAEAQAHAPNEITWKQDLVTCAAVYAALPSVYCK; this comes from the coding sequence ATGAATCTGGATTACGCAAAAATCAAAGAAGCAGCAAAGAACTATGAGAAAGACATGACCAAGTTCTTACGCGACATCGTTAAGTTCCCTGGCGAGAGCTGTGACGAGAAGGCACACATTGACCGTATCGCTGAAGAAATGACAAAGCTGGGATTTAACAAGGTGGAAATCGATCCCATGGGCAATGTTCTGGGATACATGGGAACCGGCGAAACCCTCATCGGCTTTGACGCCCACATCGACACAGTTGGCATCGGCAACAAGAACAACTGGAACTTCGATCCTTACGAGGGCTATGAGAATGACACTGAGATTGGCGGCCGCGGCGTGTCTGACCAGTGCGGCGGTATCGTATCTGCTGTATACGGCGCTAAAATCATGAAGGATTTAGGAATGTTAAGCGACAAGTATACGGTTCTGGTAACCGGAACCGTTCAGGAAGAGGACTGCGACGGTCTGTGCTGGCAGTACATCATCAACGAAGACAAGATTCGTCCTGATTTCGTAGTATCCACAGAGCCTACCGACGGCGGCATCTACCGCGGACAGAGAGGCCGTATGGAAATCCGTGTTGACGTAAAGGGCGTTTCCTGCCATGGTTCCGCTCCTGAACGCGGCGACAACGCTATCTATAAGATGGCTGACATCCTTCAGGATGTACGTGCGCTGAACGAGAATGATGCAGCTGACGACAAGGAAGTTAAGGGCCTTGTGAAGATGTTAGACGAGAAGTACAATCCCGAGTATAAGGAAGCCAACTTCTTAGGCCGCGGCACTGTTACTGTTTCCGAGATTTTCTTCACATCTCCAAGCCGCTGCGCGGTTGCCGACTCCTGTTCCATATCCCTTGACCGCCGCATGACAGCAGGCGAGACCTGGGAGAGCTGCTTAGACGAGATTCGCGCCCTTCCCGCAGTTAAGAAGTATGGCGATGATGTTACCGTATCCATGTATGAGTATTCCCGTCCTTCCTATAAGGGCCTTACATATCCAATCGAGTGCTACTTCCCAACCTGGGTTATCCCGGAGGACCACAAAGTTACCAAGTCCCTGGAAGAAGCTTATAAGAATCTGTTCGGCGACGAGCGTATCGGTGCCCACGCTACGGTAGAGATGAGAAAGGCACGTCCTCTTACCGATAAGTGGACCTTCTCCACCAACGGCGTTTCCATCATGGGACGCAACGGCATTCCTTGCATCGGTTTTGGTCCCGGCGCTGAGGCCCAGGCTCATGCTCCCAACGAGATTACCTGGAAGCAGGATTTAGTTACCTGCGCAGCTGTTTATGCTGCTCTGCCCAGCGTTTACTGCAAGTAA
- the ssnA gene encoding putative aminohydrolase SsnA, whose translation MLVIGNGRLVTRDPEQPFFENGAVAMDGTTIKKVGTLEEIKKEFHDAEYVDAKGGVIMPAFINTHEHIYSAMARGLSIKGYDPKGFLDILDGMWWTIDRHLTGEQTRQSARATYLDSIKNGVTTVFDHHASFGEIKDSLFAIEDAAKEMSVRTCLCYEISDRDGMDKARAAVMENASWIKHALADDTDMIAGMMGMHAQFTISDETMELAAANKPAEVGYHIHVAEGIEDLHDCLKKYGKRIVDRLMDCNILGEKTLLAHCIYVNPHEMQLIKDTDTMVVHNPESNMGNACGCPPTMEIVHRGILTGLGTDGYTHDMTESFKVANVLHKHHLCDANAAWGEVPQMLFEGNAKIANRYFKKQLGVLKEGAAADVIVTDYIPLTPMDASNINGHILFGMTGRSVVTTVCNGKVLMKNRELVGLDEEKILYEVREEAKKLAHSING comes from the coding sequence ATGTTAGTGATTGGGAACGGTCGCCTGGTTACCAGAGACCCAGAACAGCCATTTTTTGAAAATGGGGCAGTGGCAATGGACGGTACCACAATAAAGAAGGTGGGCACACTGGAAGAGATTAAGAAAGAGTTCCATGATGCCGAATATGTGGACGCAAAGGGGGGCGTCATCATGCCGGCCTTCATCAACACCCACGAGCACATCTACAGTGCCATGGCAAGAGGTCTTTCTATTAAAGGTTATGATCCAAAGGGTTTTCTGGATATCCTGGACGGCATGTGGTGGACCATTGACCGCCATCTGACGGGTGAGCAGACCCGCCAGAGCGCCAGGGCCACTTACCTGGATTCCATTAAGAACGGAGTCACCACTGTATTTGACCACCACGCAAGCTTTGGGGAGATAAAGGATTCCCTGTTTGCCATTGAGGACGCCGCAAAGGAGATGAGCGTCAGAACCTGTCTCTGCTATGAGATATCCGACAGGGACGGTATGGATAAGGCAAGGGCGGCTGTTATGGAGAACGCTTCCTGGATCAAACATGCCCTGGCAGACGATACGGACATGATTGCGGGAATGATGGGGATGCACGCCCAGTTCACCATCTCGGATGAGACCATGGAGCTGGCAGCAGCCAACAAGCCGGCTGAGGTGGGATACCACATCCATGTGGCGGAGGGAATCGAGGATCTGCACGACTGCCTTAAGAAGTACGGCAAGAGAATCGTGGATCGTCTGATGGACTGCAATATCCTTGGGGAAAAGACCCTGCTGGCCCACTGCATTTACGTAAATCCTCATGAGATGCAGCTGATTAAGGATACGGATACAATGGTGGTACATAACCCTGAGTCCAACATGGGCAACGCATGCGGATGCCCGCCAACCATGGAAATCGTGCACAGAGGAATTCTCACCGGTCTGGGAACAGACGGCTATACCCACGATATGACAGAATCCTTTAAGGTGGCCAATGTTCTTCACAAACATCACCTCTGTGATGCCAATGCAGCCTGGGGCGAGGTTCCTCAGATGCTCTTTGAGGGCAACGCGAAGATTGCAAACCGCTATTTTAAGAAGCAGTTAGGCGTACTGAAGGAAGGCGCTGCCGCTGACGTGATTGTCACTGACTACATCCCGCTGACTCCTATGGATGCATCCAATATCAACGGCCACATCCTGTTCGGCATGACGGGAAGAAGCGTGGTGACCACGGTATGTAACGGCAAGGTTCTGATGAAGAACAGGGAGCTTGTGGGACTGGATGAGGAGAAGATCCTTTACGAGGTAAGGGAAGAGGCAAAGAAGCTGGCCCATTCCATCAACGGTTAA
- a CDS encoding helix-turn-helix transcriptional regulator yields the protein MSYTLDLLKQLADGLARQFGPDCEIVIHDLKKHDLEHSIVHINNGHVTNRQEGDGPSKVVLETLHKDPASLKDHLGYLTRTSNGKILKSSTIYIRNEEGDSIDYLLSINYDITGLMTVDRSIKALIDTEPQGDVKQQPEQIVHNVNDLLDTLIEQSVALIGKPAALMNKEEKVTAIQFLNDAGAFLITKSGDKVSKYFGISKFTLYSYIDVNSRKSDDKKA from the coding sequence ATGTCATACACACTAGATTTACTGAAACAGCTTGCTGATGGCCTTGCGAGACAGTTCGGACCTGACTGTGAGATTGTCATACACGACCTGAAGAAGCACGACCTGGAACATTCCATTGTGCACATCAACAACGGTCATGTGACAAACCGCCAGGAGGGGGACGGACCTTCAAAAGTAGTCCTGGAAACCCTTCACAAGGATCCGGCTTCTTTAAAAGACCATCTTGGATACCTGACCCGTACATCCAACGGCAAGATACTGAAGTCCAGCACCATCTACATTCGTAATGAGGAAGGAGATTCCATTGACTATCTTCTCTCCATCAATTACGACATAACAGGCCTGATGACCGTGGACCGTTCCATTAAAGCTCTCATCGACACCGAACCCCAAGGGGACGTGAAGCAGCAGCCCGAACAGATTGTCCACAACGTCAACGACCTGTTAGACACCCTGATTGAACAGTCGGTGGCTCTTATCGGCAAACCGGCCGCCCTGATGAACAAGGAGGAAAAGGTCACTGCCATCCAGTTCTTAAACGATGCAGGCGCCTTTCTTATAACAAAATCAGGGGACAAGGTTTCCAAGTACTTCGGAATCTCCAAATTTACTTTGTACAGCTACATTGATGTAAACAGCCGCAAGTCGGATGATAAAAAAGCGTGA
- a CDS encoding 4Fe-4S binding protein — translation MAQKRNKKVAVVQCLGGCHAEAVIPREGLTGDCRQILADHPDGILKCKWGCLGMGSCVTACKMDAIHINGLGIADVDRGKCVGCGLCVKACPQGLIRITTPEYPVYPACMNQDVGARTRKDCSVGCIACGICVKNCPADAVRIENNHAVIDEAKCIACGMCAVKCPRGIILDADGIFTVKA, via the coding sequence ATGGCACAAAAGCGCAATAAAAAAGTAGCTGTGGTGCAATGCCTGGGGGGCTGTCATGCAGAGGCAGTTATTCCGCGTGAGGGCCTGACCGGGGATTGCAGGCAGATCTTGGCAGACCATCCGGACGGCATACTGAAATGTAAATGGGGATGTCTGGGCATGGGAAGCTGCGTGACGGCCTGTAAGATGGACGCCATTCATATAAATGGCCTTGGGATTGCGGATGTGGACCGGGGCAAATGTGTGGGCTGCGGCCTGTGCGTGAAAGCCTGTCCCCAGGGCCTGATACGCATTACCACGCCGGAATATCCGGTTTATCCGGCATGTATGAACCAGGATGTGGGAGCCCGGACAAGGAAGGATTGCTCGGTGGGCTGTATTGCCTGCGGCATCTGTGTAAAGAACTGTCCGGCGGATGCCGTCAGGATAGAGAATAACCACGCGGTAATCGATGAAGCAAAGTGTATCGCCTGCGGTATGTGTGCAGTCAAATGTCCAAGAGGAATCATACTGGATGCCGACGGCATTTTCACAGTAAAGGCGTAG
- the dpaL gene encoding diaminopropionate ammonia-lyase, translated as MDQKILWAVNHMPKTDDKNLPIMGLEEIAKARTFHESFPQYTKTPLTKLDHMAAYLGVKEIYLKDESYRFGLNAFKVLGGSFSMARYIAKETGRDVSELPYSVLTSDQLREEFGQATFFTATDGNHGRGVAWAANRLGQKAVVHMPKGSTQTRLENIAKEGAQVDIQEMNYDDCVRLAAKEADETPRGVMVQDTAWDGYEEIPSWIMQGYGTMAMEAGEQLKEYGCERPTHIFVQAGVGSLAGAVVGYFSNLYADNPPAFVVVEAEAAACLYKGAAAGDGQIRIVDGDMETIMAGLACGEPNTISWDILKNHVKVFIAAPDWAAANGMRMLGAPIKGDAPVTSGESGAAPFGALAAIMSMDEYADLRKDIGLDENSRVLLFSTEGDTDPDRYKNIVWKGLDK; from the coding sequence ATGGATCAGAAGATTCTATGGGCGGTCAATCATATGCCTAAGACAGATGACAAGAACCTGCCGATTATGGGACTGGAGGAGATTGCAAAGGCAAGGACATTCCACGAAAGCTTCCCCCAGTACACCAAAACACCACTCACCAAGCTGGACCACATGGCAGCTTACCTGGGAGTAAAGGAAATCTACTTAAAAGATGAGTCCTACCGTTTTGGCCTCAACGCATTCAAGGTTCTGGGCGGTTCCTTCTCCATGGCCCGCTACATTGCCAAGGAAACAGGCAGGGACGTATCCGAACTTCCCTACTCAGTCCTCACTTCTGACCAGTTAAGAGAAGAATTCGGCCAGGCTACCTTCTTCACCGCCACAGACGGCAACCACGGACGCGGCGTTGCTTGGGCAGCCAACCGTCTGGGACAGAAGGCAGTGGTACATATGCCTAAGGGTTCCACCCAGACACGTCTGGAAAACATCGCCAAGGAAGGCGCTCAGGTAGACATCCAGGAGATGAACTACGATGACTGCGTACGTCTGGCAGCCAAGGAAGCCGACGAAACGCCAAGAGGCGTCATGGTACAGGATACGGCCTGGGACGGATACGAGGAAATTCCATCCTGGATTATGCAGGGTTACGGAACCATGGCCATGGAGGCCGGGGAGCAGTTAAAGGAATACGGCTGCGAACGTCCCACCCACATCTTTGTCCAGGCAGGCGTTGGTTCACTGGCAGGCGCTGTGGTAGGCTACTTCTCCAATCTCTATGCTGATAATCCTCCTGCTTTCGTAGTTGTGGAAGCCGAGGCAGCCGCCTGCCTGTACAAGGGCGCTGCTGCGGGCGACGGACAAATCCGCATCGTGGACGGCGACATGGAAACCATTATGGCCGGCCTTGCATGCGGCGAGCCCAACACCATTTCATGGGATATCTTAAAGAATCATGTGAAAGTATTCATCGCTGCTCCTGACTGGGCAGCCGCAAACGGTATGCGTATGCTGGGCGCTCCTATCAAGGGCGACGCGCCTGTTACCTCCGGAGAATCCGGCGCAGCTCCATTCGGCGCGCTGGCAGCCATCATGTCCATGGATGAATATGCTGACCTGAGGAAGGACATTGGCCTGGATGAGAATTCCAGAGTACTGCTCTTCTCCACTGAAGGCGACACTGACCCTGACCGTTACAAGAACATTGTATGGAAAGGTCTGGATAAATAA
- the ygfK gene encoding putative selenate reductase subunit YgfK — MSDIMTPIPFGKLMNWILEENKKGAVFGIKRPFIADPDKTYEIFGRKLETPFGPAAGPHTQLTQNIVASYVAGSRFFELKTVQKLDGEDLPVSKPCIKADDECYNCEWSTELYVPQAFDEYVKAWFACKVLAREYGLGSPDGFQFNMSVGYDLDGIKTEKIDRFIEGMKDASETAIFKECRQWLLDNLDRFEKVSREDVEAISPNVCNCATLSTLHGCPPQEIERIARYLIEEKKVHTFIKCNPTLLGYEYARKIMDDMGYDYVAFGDFHFKDDLQYRDAVPMLQRLQALADEKGLEFGVKITNTFPVDVKQNELPSEEMYMSGKSLYPLSMSVAKMLAEDFGGKLRISYSGGADFFNIADIVDAGIWPVTMATTMLKPGGYERLEQIGQLFAAREAAAFEGVDAAKAAGLVEAVKSDKHHVKAVKPLPSRKINKPVPLTDCFIAPCQEGCPIHQDITRYLQLAGAGEFEQALEVILNKNPLPFITGTICAHNCMSKCTRNFYESPVDIRRTKLEAAEGGFRAVMAKLKAPEITSDKKAAVVGGGPAGLAAAYFLARGGVKVTLFEKEEKMGGVVRNVIPGFRISDSAIDNDVKLVAAMGVEMVNGREITDIEELKKDYDYVVLAVGASEQGILKLETGDTMNALDFLARFKATDGKVELGRNVVVIGGGNTAMDTARAAKRNAGVEKVSLVYRRTRRYMPADEEELVMAVEDGVEFAELLAPVKLENGVLYCKRMVLGDIDASGRRGVVETDQVVEVPADTVIAAVGEKVPGAFYENCGIVLDSRRRPQVNQETLETSVKGVYVAGDGLYGPATVVEGIRDGKMAAEAIIGKALAEDLFKLSDAEAIYERKGRLAEENAHVIDSTRCLSCNSYCENCVEVCPNRANISLVVPGMEKHQIIHVDYMCNECGNCKSFCPWDSAPYLDKFTLFANEADMADSKNQGFTVLDAAAGVCRVRLQGKVMDYTAGSANADVPDGIRKIIQTVINDYSYML, encoded by the coding sequence ATGAGCGACATTATGACCCCGATTCCATTTGGAAAACTGATGAACTGGATCCTTGAAGAGAACAAGAAGGGAGCTGTATTCGGCATCAAGAGGCCATTCATTGCGGACCCGGACAAAACCTATGAGATTTTTGGCCGTAAGCTGGAGACTCCCTTCGGGCCGGCAGCAGGCCCCCATACCCAGCTGACCCAGAATATCGTGGCTTCCTACGTGGCAGGCAGCCGTTTCTTCGAGCTTAAGACCGTACAGAAGCTGGACGGTGAGGACCTTCCCGTATCCAAGCCATGTATCAAGGCAGACGACGAGTGCTATAACTGCGAGTGGTCCACAGAGCTCTATGTGCCCCAGGCATTTGACGAGTATGTAAAGGCGTGGTTTGCATGTAAGGTGCTGGCCAGGGAATACGGCCTGGGAAGTCCCGACGGCTTCCAGTTCAACATGTCCGTGGGATATGACCTGGACGGAATCAAGACAGAGAAGATTGACCGTTTCATTGAGGGCATGAAGGATGCCTCTGAAACCGCCATTTTCAAAGAGTGCAGGCAGTGGCTGCTTGACAATCTGGACAGGTTTGAGAAGGTGTCCAGGGAGGATGTGGAAGCCATTTCTCCCAATGTATGCAATTGCGCAACCCTTTCCACCCTTCACGGATGTCCTCCCCAGGAGATTGAGCGTATCGCCAGATACCTGATTGAGGAGAAGAAGGTACATACATTCATCAAATGTAATCCCACCCTGCTTGGATATGAGTATGCAAGGAAGATCATGGATGATATGGGATATGATTACGTTGCCTTTGGCGATTTCCACTTTAAGGACGATTTACAGTACCGGGATGCGGTTCCCATGCTCCAGAGGCTCCAGGCCCTGGCGGACGAGAAGGGTCTGGAATTCGGCGTGAAGATCACCAACACCTTCCCGGTAGACGTAAAACAGAACGAGCTTCCCAGCGAGGAGATGTATATGTCCGGCAAGTCCCTTTATCCGCTGTCCATGTCCGTTGCCAAAATGCTGGCCGAGGACTTTGGAGGGAAGCTGCGCATTTCCTATTCCGGCGGCGCTGACTTCTTTAACATCGCGGATATCGTGGATGCAGGCATCTGGCCGGTGACCATGGCCACCACCATGTTAAAGCCGGGCGGCTATGAGAGACTGGAGCAAATTGGACAGCTGTTTGCGGCCAGAGAAGCCGCTGCCTTTGAGGGCGTGGATGCTGCCAAGGCAGCCGGCCTTGTGGAGGCTGTAAAGTCCGACAAGCATCATGTAAAGGCAGTAAAGCCCCTTCCTTCCAGGAAAATCAATAAGCCGGTTCCGCTGACGGATTGTTTCATCGCCCCCTGCCAGGAAGGATGCCCTATCCATCAGGATATCACCAGATATCTGCAGCTGGCGGGAGCAGGTGAGTTTGAGCAGGCCCTGGAGGTCATTCTCAATAAGAATCCTCTTCCCTTCATCACAGGTACCATCTGCGCCCATAACTGTATGAGCAAGTGTACCAGAAACTTCTACGAGTCCCCGGTGGATATCCGCAGGACCAAGCTGGAGGCGGCAGAGGGCGGCTTCCGGGCAGTTATGGCAAAACTCAAAGCGCCGGAGATTACCTCTGATAAGAAGGCGGCCGTAGTGGGCGGCGGCCCGGCCGGACTGGCGGCAGCTTATTTCCTGGCCAGGGGCGGTGTGAAGGTGACCCTGTTTGAGAAGGAAGAGAAGATGGGCGGCGTTGTCCGCAATGTGATTCCGGGTTTCCGTATCAGCGACAGCGCCATTGACAATGACGTGAAGCTGGTGGCAGCCATGGGCGTGGAGATGGTGAACGGCAGGGAAATCACGGATATAGAGGAACTTAAGAAGGATTACGATTATGTTGTCCTGGCCGTAGGCGCGTCCGAGCAGGGAATTCTTAAGCTGGAGACAGGGGATACCATGAATGCCCTGGATTTCCTGGCCCGGTTCAAGGCAACGGACGGCAAGGTGGAATTAGGCAGAAACGTGGTTGTTATCGGCGGCGGCAACACGGCCATGGATACAGCCAGGGCTGCCAAGAGAAACGCCGGCGTGGAGAAGGTTTCCCTGGTATACAGAAGAACCAGACGCTACATGCCTGCTGACGAGGAAGAACTGGTTATGGCTGTGGAGGACGGCGTGGAATTCGCTGAACTCTTAGCTCCCGTGAAGCTGGAAAATGGCGTCCTGTACTGTAAGAGAATGGTACTGGGAGATATCGACGCAAGCGGACGCCGCGGCGTGGTGGAGACTGACCAGGTAGTGGAAGTGCCTGCCGACACCGTAATTGCCGCTGTTGGCGAGAAGGTACCGGGCGCATTCTACGAGAACTGCGGCATTGTTCTGGACAGCAGAAGACGTCCCCAGGTGAACCAGGAGACACTGGAGACTTCTGTGAAGGGTGTCTATGTTGCCGGCGACGGCCTGTACGGTCCTGCCACGGTAGTGGAAGGAATCAGGGACGGCAAGATGGCAGCAGAAGCCATCATCGGAAAGGCCCTGGCAGAGGACCTGTTTAAGCTCTCGGACGCAGAAGCCATCTATGAGCGCAAGGGCAGGCTGGCCGAGGAAAATGCTCATGTCATCGACAGCACCCGCTGCTTATCCTGCAACAGCTACTGCGAGAACTGTGTTGAGGTATGCCCCAACAGAGCGAATATCTCCCTGGTGGTTCCGGGCATGGAGAAGCATCAGATCATCCATGTGGACTATATGTGTAATGAGTGCGGCAACTGCAAGAGCTTCTGTCCATGGGACAGCGCTCCCTATCTTGACAAATTCACCCTGTTTGCCAACGAGGCCGACATGGCTGACAGCAAGAACCAGGGCTTCACGGTACTGGATGCCGCCGCCGGTGTATGCAGGGTAAGGCTTCAGGGCAAGGTCATGGATTACACAGCCGGTTCCGCAAACGCAGATGTGCCGGACGGCATCCGGAAAATCATCCAGACAGTCATTAACGACTATTCATATATGCTGTAG